The following proteins are encoded in a genomic region of Desulfosporosinus youngiae DSM 17734:
- a CDS encoding DUF3102 domain-containing protein produces the protein MTSTGTDIISGRTTQVIAAEINMIKYQTERIYLAAAVEIGRRLTEAKALLEHGEWGKWLEESVDFSQSRANKLMRIFTEYGAGQLASSNSDPGPNLNYSQAVLLLGIPKEERAQFILDMDIEGMTKQELRQAIKERRQTRQEKDRALQEKEDLRKTVAEQSGIITGLTGELADLKVQLEKVRTAKGELDKTARQLKDSLESLQKSSSAKGYKGVRASQIAFLCENLDKTLKQVKHELIQIAPNDKETYITYKNKVYDLLNVWLKDETWSR, from the coding sequence ATGACGAGTACCGGCACGGACATTATCAGCGGACGCACCACCCAGGTCATCGCCGCTGAAATTAACATGATCAAATACCAGACTGAGAGAATCTATCTGGCCGCCGCCGTGGAGATCGGAAGGCGGCTGACGGAGGCCAAGGCTTTGCTCGAACATGGAGAATGGGGCAAGTGGCTGGAAGAGTCGGTGGATTTCTCCCAGAGCAGGGCCAATAAACTGATGCGTATCTTTACAGAGTACGGAGCGGGACAGCTTGCCTCCTCAAATTCGGATCCGGGTCCGAATTTGAACTACAGCCAGGCGGTCCTTCTATTAGGTATCCCAAAGGAGGAACGGGCGCAATTCATCCTTGATATGGATATCGAGGGAATGACCAAACAGGAACTCAGGCAAGCGATCAAGGAACGGAGGCAGACCCGGCAGGAGAAAGACCGGGCCCTGCAGGAGAAGGAAGACCTCCGGAAGACAGTGGCAGAGCAAAGCGGTATTATCACCGGGCTGACTGGAGAGCTTGCCGATCTGAAGGTCCAATTGGAGAAGGTTAGGACGGCTAAAGGAGAACTGGATAAAACGGCCAGGCAGCTGAAGGATTCCCTGGAATCCCTGCAAAAAAGCTCATCCGCCAAGGGCTATAAGGGGGTCAGGGCCAGCCAGATCGCCTTCCTCTGTGAAAACCTGGATAAAACTCTTAAGCAAGTCAAGCATGAGCTGATCCAAATTGCCCCCAATGACAAAGAGACCTATATCACTTATAAGAATAAAGTGTACGATCTTTTGAATGTGTGGCTTAAGGACGAGACCTGGAGCAGGTAA
- a CDS encoding amidohydrolase family protein → MKIIDAHLHFSCRPGFNETAKNISQVEFSAQGLRQEFEQAGVVAGIIMSTPSREPSQPSGSPEEFVLADGTVEGLLSCVGVNPERLKEDHQELDYIEGELKKRGVTGIKLYPGYFPYYVYDSIYDPIYELARKYEVPVAIHCGDTQSPKGLLKYSHPLTIDELAVKQEDVTFVICHMGVPWMIDAAEVTAKNHNVYADLSGLIAGNKEHVMKIKDKRLYVEYIQQALVISNCYNKVLFGSDWPLVPIKPYVEFIKHVIPEEHHEAVFYRNVLKVYPKLNEIL, encoded by the coding sequence TTGAAAATCATTGATGCGCATTTGCATTTTTCATGTCGCCCTGGATTTAATGAAACGGCGAAAAATATATCACAAGTGGAATTCAGTGCTCAAGGGCTAAGACAAGAGTTCGAACAAGCCGGTGTTGTAGCTGGAATCATCATGTCAACGCCCAGTCGGGAGCCCAGCCAACCTTCGGGAAGTCCGGAAGAATTTGTTTTGGCAGATGGGACTGTAGAAGGTTTACTTTCTTGTGTAGGCGTCAATCCTGAAAGGCTTAAGGAAGATCATCAAGAGCTTGATTATATTGAAGGAGAACTTAAAAAAAGGGGAGTGACAGGGATTAAACTCTATCCCGGTTATTTTCCATATTACGTGTATGATTCGATTTATGATCCTATCTATGAGCTTGCTCGTAAATACGAAGTTCCCGTAGCGATTCATTGTGGCGATACACAATCCCCAAAAGGGCTTTTAAAATATTCCCATCCGTTAACCATTGATGAGTTAGCCGTAAAACAAGAGGACGTTACGTTTGTGATCTGTCATATGGGCGTCCCGTGGATGATTGATGCAGCAGAGGTCACCGCCAAGAATCATAATGTTTACGCAGACTTATCCGGACTCATCGCCGGGAATAAAGAGCACGTGATGAAAATCAAAGATAAAAGGCTTTACGTCGAGTATATACAACAAGCCTTAGTCATTTCGAATTGCTATAATAAAGTTCTATTTGGATCAGATTGGCCGCTCGTACCTATTAAACCTTATGTAGAATTTATCAAGCATGTTATACCGGAAGAGCATCACGAAGCTGTATTTTATCGAAATGTGCTTAAGGTTTATCCTAAACTTAATGAAATTTTGTAA
- a CDS encoding HIT family protein, protein MFCKLPEIAILVQNDLALAFFDKFPVNEGHVLIIPKRHVASFFDLTEEEVLGTWRLVQEVKDLLDSRFRPSAYNVGVNVGAAAGQSVFHAHIHVIPRYEGDVTNPLGGVRNVKKSIVPYAGDGEE, encoded by the coding sequence ATTTTTTGTAAGCTCCCAGAGATAGCTATCCTTGTCCAGAACGATCTGGCCCTGGCCTTTTTTGATAAATTCCCGGTCAATGAAGGACATGTTCTGATTATTCCCAAGAGGCATGTCGCAAGCTTCTTTGACCTAACCGAAGAAGAAGTTCTGGGCACCTGGAGATTAGTCCAGGAAGTAAAAGATTTGTTAGACAGCCGCTTCCGTCCCAGCGCTTACAATGTGGGGGTTAATGTAGGAGCGGCTGCCGGGCAGAGCGTTTTTCACGCACATATTCATGTTATTCCCCGTTATGAGGGGGATGTCACAAACCCCCTGGGCGGAGTCCGGAATGTTAAGAAGAGTATTGTTCCCTATGCCGGGGATGGGGAGGAGTAA
- a CDS encoding VWA domain-containing protein: MNVTKGQKADVTKNRPDIKNLVVNLSWHVKDGGNPSHYDIDAAAFLLTMDGKTRADQDFIFYNNPAGGNGAVHHSLARDGGGEQIAIDLARLPQDICRIAFTITIHGAEAKGQNFGGIDQVRVAVLNKDTREVLLEYEVREQLMVETALVPAELYRHNGAWKFNAIGSGFKGGLEALCNNFGIEVELDKEAAPQEPLVVNLSKIDLLKKKVSAVLEKKKLINVLAKVGLVLDISGSMSKLYKGGTVQNLLDRITAVASHFDDDGMLDLWIFDHRFHRLPAVSEKTYEGYIEREILNKAKNGGFKGKIFGRNDEPPVIRDVIGFYTEEQEQRSSLPAFIVFISDGGINKNREIRKLITDAASLPLFWQFVGIGREDYGILEKLDTMAGRVVDNANFFALDDIDRISDEQLYERLLNEFPQWLKEAKLKKQI; encoded by the coding sequence ATGAATGTGACCAAGGGGCAAAAGGCAGATGTTACAAAGAATAGACCGGATATTAAAAATTTGGTGGTTAACCTTAGCTGGCATGTCAAAGACGGGGGCAATCCTTCTCACTACGATATTGATGCTGCGGCCTTTTTATTAACTATGGACGGAAAGACCCGGGCTGACCAGGATTTCATTTTTTATAATAATCCGGCAGGGGGCAATGGAGCGGTTCATCATTCTCTGGCTCGTGACGGGGGTGGGGAGCAAATAGCTATAGATTTGGCACGCCTTCCTCAAGATATTTGCAGGATTGCTTTCACAATAACTATTCATGGCGCTGAGGCTAAGGGGCAGAACTTTGGCGGGATTGACCAGGTAAGGGTAGCTGTCTTAAATAAAGATACGCGGGAGGTTCTTCTGGAGTATGAAGTCAGGGAACAGCTTATGGTTGAAACGGCTCTGGTACCTGCCGAATTATACCGTCACAATGGAGCCTGGAAATTCAATGCCATAGGAAGCGGCTTTAAAGGAGGGCTTGAAGCCCTATGCAATAATTTTGGAATTGAGGTTGAGCTGGATAAGGAGGCAGCCCCTCAGGAACCGTTGGTTGTAAACTTATCGAAGATCGACCTGCTCAAAAAGAAGGTAAGCGCGGTTCTCGAAAAGAAAAAGCTAATCAACGTGCTAGCTAAGGTGGGGTTAGTGCTTGATATTTCCGGCTCAATGTCTAAGCTTTACAAAGGTGGGACCGTACAAAATCTGCTCGACCGGATTACCGCGGTTGCCAGCCACTTTGATGATGATGGAATGCTGGATCTTTGGATTTTTGATCATCGCTTTCACCGCCTGCCCGCAGTTTCGGAGAAAACATATGAGGGGTACATAGAAAGAGAAATTCTAAACAAGGCCAAAAACGGTGGTTTCAAGGGCAAGATCTTCGGCAGGAATGACGAACCGCCGGTTATCAGGGATGTTATAGGTTTTTATACAGAAGAACAAGAGCAAAGGAGCAGCCTTCCGGCCTTTATCGTCTTTATTTCAGACGGAGGAATCAACAAAAACAGAGAGATCCGGAAATTGATTACTGACGCCGCCAGCTTGCCGCTGTTTTGGCAATTTGTAGGTATTGGGCGGGAAGACTATGGTATCCTGGAAAAATTGGATACCATGGCAGGCAGAGTTGTGGATAATGCCAACTTTTTTGCCCTGGATGATATTGACCGGATATCGGATGAGCAGTTGTACGAACGCCTGTTGAATGAATTTCCCCAGTGGCTTAAGGAAGCAAAGCTTAAGAAACAGATTTAG
- a CDS encoding helix-turn-helix transcriptional regulator — MNHDEVKKQLLQNPEVQGEYDDLKVLYDIKREIIRLRLEQGLSQKELADKINTKQSAISRLESGEYNPSIELLAKIANALGKELQISFQ, encoded by the coding sequence GTGAATCATGATGAAGTGAAAAAACAATTACTTCAAAATCCTGAAGTTCAAGGTGAATATGATGATCTTAAAGTTCTCTATGATATTAAGCGTGAAATAATAAGACTCCGATTGGAACAAGGGTTAAGTCAAAAAGAACTAGCCGATAAAATTAACACAAAACAATCTGCAATTTCACGTTTAGAAAGTGGTGAATACAATCCTAGTATCGAGTTATTAGCTAAGATAGCTAATGCGCTAGGCAAAGAACTTCAGATAAGCTTTCAATAA
- a CDS encoding helix-turn-helix domain-containing protein, producing the protein MYVRIRNMREDRDMTQSQMAEYLRIHQTTYSDYEIGKLNIPVQVLDKIADLFETSIDYLVNRTDVEKPYPHKK; encoded by the coding sequence GTGTATGTGAGAATTCGTAATATGCGGGAAGATAGAGATATGACCCAGTCCCAAATGGCAGAGTATCTGAGAATTCATCAGACAACTTACTCTGATTATGAGATTGGCAAACTAAATATCCCGGTACAAGTTTTGGATAAAATAGCCGACTTGTTTGAAACCAGCATTGATTATTTGGTAAACCGCACGGATGTAGAAAAACCCTACCCTCACAAGAAATAG
- a CDS encoding sce7726 family protein yields the protein MILNKLFTQNVFHNLLNGNHNATYSQVVRRYAADPEAKNNGELISEVYKFMSASYRNEYFYLNTLLNKLLLGKHSINTTTALTQIPIGKSKADFILINGKAVVYEIKTELDSFERLDTQLRDYYKAFNHVCVVTSASNFAKISAILQNTPVGIYVLTKKNAISRRLRKEPTEDNSQLNHLAIFKVLHKREYEKILKKYFGRLPITSQVFYYDECFSLFAKIPVEHAYAMSIQVLKERNRIEISFFQSVPYELKSLIYFSNPAKKEFEALNRFLNQKFGG from the coding sequence TTGATACTAAATAAACTCTTTACCCAAAATGTTTTCCATAATTTACTCAATGGCAATCATAACGCAACTTATAGCCAAGTTGTGCGAAGATATGCTGCCGATCCGGAAGCAAAGAATAATGGAGAGCTCATTAGCGAAGTATATAAGTTCATGTCAGCGTCCTATCGCAACGAATACTTTTATCTAAATACCTTGCTGAATAAACTTTTACTGGGTAAGCACAGCATCAATACTACAACAGCTTTAACCCAAATCCCCATCGGAAAATCGAAAGCGGATTTTATTTTGATCAACGGTAAGGCTGTTGTGTACGAAATAAAAACGGAATTAGATTCTTTTGAGCGTCTGGACACACAGTTACGGGATTACTATAAGGCATTTAACCATGTGTGTGTAGTTACTTCTGCAAGCAATTTTGCTAAGATATCGGCCATTTTGCAAAATACCCCGGTGGGTATTTATGTTCTTACGAAGAAGAATGCAATCAGCAGGCGTTTGCGCAAGGAACCTACAGAGGACAATTCACAACTAAATCATCTGGCTATTTTTAAGGTGCTGCACAAAAGGGAATATGAGAAAATCCTGAAAAAGTATTTTGGACGGCTGCCCATTACTTCTCAAGTGTTTTATTATGATGAGTGTTTTTCTTTGTTCGCAAAGATACCGGTTGAACATGCTTATGCCATGTCAATCCAGGTATTGAAAGAACGCAATAGAATAGAGATTAGTTTCTTTCAAAGTGTCCCCTATGAATTGAAATCGCTCATATACTTTTCCAATCCGGCGAAAAAGGAATTTGAGGCTCTCAATCGTTTTCTAAATCAGAAGTTTGGGGGATGA
- a CDS encoding sce7725 family protein has translation MYFPYVRGRQYELLALRELVSNDLLGDYVVPVVEPVKLSPTLIKTMSEHIKADHPISIIRNPAVGSFLKDLRDVRDGSKEASYKNEFLTLYETKTVIKSIIMQENAQSLLEYWTKKGIAKNELLVVNINRDYLDIYEREFADVNPKYALIPDESTFRRRVKRNRILFNDKFEKQNRNADYLKQPDEFFSDSHLYFKDDGNSGFADYSVIGDGYLEAGFAPYAVAIHIVYFAENQELRVRHFVSDSNEDIANPAKKFYEAVSKLATWYKAEPKSVELTSGLKTLLEHYENQTYPGLGSVKKLSLMHHLELMGKYLSEVG, from the coding sequence ATGTATTTTCCCTATGTACGCGGAAGACAATACGAGCTATTGGCTTTGCGGGAGTTGGTATCCAATGATCTGTTGGGAGACTATGTGGTCCCGGTCGTTGAGCCGGTGAAGCTTTCCCCTACGCTCATTAAGACGATGTCCGAACACATCAAAGCTGACCATCCGATCTCAATTATCAGGAATCCAGCGGTAGGTTCGTTTCTGAAAGATTTAAGAGATGTCCGGGATGGATCGAAAGAAGCCTCATACAAAAATGAGTTTTTAACCTTGTATGAAACTAAGACAGTCATCAAGTCCATAATCATGCAGGAAAATGCTCAATCACTTCTGGAATATTGGACTAAGAAGGGTATCGCTAAGAACGAATTGCTCGTTGTTAATATTAACCGGGATTATTTGGATATTTATGAGCGTGAGTTTGCTGATGTAAATCCTAAATATGCTTTGATCCCGGACGAAAGTACCTTCAGGCGCAGAGTAAAACGGAATAGGATTCTCTTCAATGATAAATTTGAGAAACAAAACCGGAATGCCGATTATCTCAAGCAACCCGATGAATTTTTTTCTGATAGCCATTTGTATTTTAAGGATGATGGTAACTCAGGGTTTGCGGACTATTCAGTCATAGGAGACGGATATCTTGAAGCCGGTTTTGCCCCGTATGCAGTTGCGATCCATATCGTGTATTTTGCTGAAAATCAAGAACTGAGAGTAAGGCATTTTGTTTCTGATTCAAATGAAGATATAGCTAACCCTGCCAAAAAATTCTATGAAGCGGTTTCCAAATTGGCAACCTGGTATAAGGCAGAACCTAAGTCGGTTGAATTAACATCAGGGCTAAAAACTTTGTTGGAACATTACGAAAATCAAACATATCCGGGACTTGGAAGCGTAAAAAAACTGTCCTTGATGCATCATTTGGAGTTAATGGGAAAATACTTGAGCGAGGTTGGTTAA
- a CDS encoding RES family NAD+ phosphorylase, translating to MYCCTNCFRDAEIKGIIQGYNISGNCSFCGQKNASTYQIGTDTNLSDLFDELLDAYTTAANLPETFPKDSTDLLKNILYSKWNIFNVAPECIYRLITSICHEKYSEQPELFDAPVGLWQSQDQGYLKDNGIIKNFAWADFVEVIKRKNRFHTDYLNKDVLYQFIYCVRKTYKAGTTFYRGRICPTGQGFSTDDMGPPPPHLASAGRANSEGISILYLADTVKTTLHEIRAGVYDYVTIGSFELLKDMEVINLAEIDKISPFIASKSYGIEFTRHAVNIEPLKMISQEIAKPLRRHDSLLDYLPTQYVSDYIKSKGFDGIEYISTMSPDGVNLAVFDYSLLKCTSTTVYDVKALNYSYDKVK from the coding sequence ATGTATTGCTGTACCAACTGCTTTAGGGATGCTGAAATCAAAGGGATTATTCAGGGCTATAATATAAGCGGCAATTGCAGCTTTTGTGGACAAAAGAATGCCTCTACATATCAAATCGGTACAGATACCAATTTGTCCGATTTATTTGATGAATTGCTGGATGCTTATACTACAGCGGCAAATCTGCCGGAGACTTTCCCAAAAGATAGTACAGACTTGCTGAAAAACATTCTTTATTCTAAGTGGAATATTTTTAATGTTGCGCCGGAGTGCATTTATAGGTTGATTACAAGCATTTGCCATGAAAAATATAGTGAACAGCCCGAGTTGTTTGATGCTCCTGTTGGGCTATGGCAGAGTCAAGACCAAGGGTATTTAAAGGATAATGGAATCATAAAAAATTTTGCCTGGGCTGATTTCGTTGAGGTAATTAAACGCAAGAACCGATTTCATACGGATTATTTAAACAAAGATGTTTTGTACCAATTCATATACTGTGTAAGGAAGACCTATAAGGCTGGTACTACTTTTTATCGCGGGCGGATATGTCCGACAGGACAGGGTTTTTCAACAGATGATATGGGTCCCCCGCCGCCTCATTTAGCATCAGCCGGGAGGGCCAATTCCGAGGGAATCAGCATTCTTTATTTGGCAGATACCGTAAAAACAACTCTGCATGAGATTCGAGCGGGAGTTTACGATTATGTGACAATTGGGAGTTTTGAATTGCTAAAGGATATGGAAGTGATTAACCTGGCAGAGATTGATAAGATTAGTCCATTTATCGCTTCCAAATCCTACGGGATTGAGTTTACCCGTCACGCTGTAAATATTGAACCATTAAAAATGATCAGCCAGGAGATCGCCAAGCCACTTAGGCGTCATGACAGTCTTTTAGACTATCTGCCGACCCAATATGTAAGCGATTACATAAAAAGCAAAGGGTTTGACGGTATTGAATATATTAGCACTATGTCCCCTGATGGAGTTAATCTGGCAGTTTTTGATTACAGTTTATTAAAGTGTACAAGTACGACCGTTTATGATGTAAAGGCTCTTAACTATTCATATGACAAAGTTAAATAG
- a CDS encoding TerB N-terminal domain-containing protein yields MSLFKDILSGISGIFSGSPYRIILSAEDKKFYLNAYKGAGAIPFAQLLNKYPQLGDLAVWVNYEKGRIVIPLGNLAYVKKELARLISEEQKNKPQIVIPQEIQQLKPGKMPAGFEIRYSWNGSEKAIQPQLRGEYWGEGTYVSENSYWNMPGFTENDDLWLRKNKIQGQEILEFLRAILPQWQRRSFPVQSEVVLEAEPACTIKINRVLIDSVTCEALWRVNPGSIAEIPSLAGYIIAGSSLCEGFNPAGLSLQIPLQSGEFTLRGEEIAVFQREILPKIKKWIKGNLEELSDRHRVTENRGGLILSIARGEMNGIGYAEAIPYFVEGNERIKAEDLSRKIQPDKKYIRLESGWCPVESLKQLGLGPMGRLIDGTALSNYLRLSAAEILLRGSERFDGPWQRLEFPELKLPANAAPGRIAAEHLKFLIQWGIPGGFTGAFADYEITLLETLTGLFRESPKIRVLVVGKKTLFSQMTEQWQAILSAKYEGNKKDPEIKSNAAGLYMATPNALENYPGLSRAKWDLLMILEADALLKSSTSKLYNNLIACKARLVLGLFSGTGFFKHQQSLEALSTLFGIQDRDTVWKYGVRNPYEERVALPPAYRLRQKPVSGGKTPGGPAEFTLRNDSPGKAQPIPLRTEQKVQVATAEGNLDFSFSIEISTSNSYTGYYNGESFLQEAKKLVGHVESKARFIPFMSYWPTYSSMSAEQQKWYFYWRGQVRKGLYPDTDLSYIFVHVYELINNVGVLRPQDGYRQLFDLWINYRERYPKLDHYLVDWLMDYAVMFGCDSDPLQIYEQLDTRNANSVYLDTILTRYNKSGIYRFPLELINRLSDYNLFRSKFYNESGQALVAEYIPKTIEKVNEFLLQQHHLGMLDMFQPSQREKIQHAPFRSAVHCYDAGRQITLETIPYTRHKPLREFLTAVIKHTENKLREAKGYNGRLRSYALESEIRIWIDDFLASEIESLEPATKSSLKIELDPSKIDQLLKDSNKVRDMLIIPEIEVQAEDKEEPRPGREKTVAGNLERPQGTPVQLLTDLEPVHQLLEELDDRQLGLLRALAENLWVLEDSTLSGLFPDLLVDSVVDNINELSLNYLGDLLIAVEGSQKIVADDFRDELDYLLPRLEEAKPQKPEHSKPAQDLSEEWKRFRMNISAFQYRALKAFSQEEDLIARIDKIAGESLMMPEILIDSINELALDNLGDIIINVESFPPAINEEYRDMIKKITA; encoded by the coding sequence ATGAGCCTTTTTAAAGACATTCTATCCGGAATCTCCGGTATCTTTTCCGGATCCCCGTATCGGATTATTCTCTCTGCAGAAGACAAGAAATTCTATCTAAATGCGTATAAAGGAGCCGGAGCGATACCCTTCGCTCAGCTGCTGAATAAATATCCGCAGTTAGGTGATCTAGCTGTATGGGTGAACTATGAGAAAGGACGCATAGTAATTCCTCTGGGAAACTTAGCCTATGTAAAAAAGGAATTGGCCCGCTTAATTTCGGAGGAGCAAAAAAATAAGCCTCAGATTGTAATACCCCAGGAAATTCAGCAGCTCAAGCCCGGAAAAATGCCGGCAGGATTTGAAATCCGGTATAGTTGGAACGGCTCGGAAAAAGCTATCCAACCCCAACTGAGGGGAGAATATTGGGGAGAAGGCACATATGTATCAGAAAACAGCTATTGGAACATGCCAGGCTTTACTGAAAACGATGACCTTTGGCTCAGAAAAAACAAAATCCAGGGCCAAGAAATCCTTGAATTTCTCCGCGCGATCCTTCCCCAATGGCAAAGGCGCAGTTTCCCGGTACAATCTGAAGTCGTCCTGGAAGCAGAACCTGCCTGCACTATTAAAATCAACCGGGTCCTTATAGATTCCGTCACCTGTGAAGCTCTCTGGCGGGTAAATCCCGGGAGCATCGCTGAAATCCCTTCATTGGCAGGCTATATAATTGCAGGCTCTTCACTTTGCGAGGGATTTAATCCCGCCGGGCTTTCCTTGCAAATTCCGCTTCAGAGCGGGGAGTTTACCCTCAGGGGTGAAGAAATTGCTGTCTTTCAGCGGGAAATCCTACCTAAAATCAAAAAGTGGATCAAAGGCAACCTGGAGGAATTGTCTGACAGACACCGGGTGACGGAAAACAGAGGAGGGCTTATTCTTTCCATCGCCAGAGGAGAAATGAATGGTATAGGCTATGCGGAGGCGATTCCTTATTTTGTGGAGGGAAATGAAAGAATTAAAGCGGAAGATCTCTCCAGGAAAATTCAACCGGATAAAAAATATATCCGCTTGGAGAGTGGCTGGTGTCCCGTGGAAAGTTTGAAACAGCTTGGGTTAGGGCCCATGGGGCGTTTAATTGACGGAACAGCATTAAGCAATTACCTTAGGTTATCCGCCGCGGAAATTCTGCTGAGAGGTTCGGAGCGTTTTGATGGCCCCTGGCAGCGGCTTGAGTTTCCGGAGCTGAAATTGCCCGCCAATGCTGCACCGGGCAGGATTGCAGCTGAACATCTGAAGTTCCTGATCCAATGGGGGATTCCCGGAGGTTTTACCGGAGCTTTTGCCGATTATGAGATTACTCTGCTGGAAACTTTGACTGGTCTGTTCCGGGAATCCCCTAAAATCCGGGTGCTGGTGGTGGGAAAAAAGACTCTTTTCAGCCAAATGACGGAGCAATGGCAAGCCATTCTCTCCGCAAAATATGAAGGAAATAAGAAAGATCCGGAAATAAAAAGCAATGCAGCCGGATTGTATATGGCGACTCCCAATGCCTTGGAAAATTACCCGGGGCTGAGCCGGGCTAAATGGGATCTGCTCATGATTCTGGAAGCCGATGCTTTGCTTAAGTCCAGCACTTCAAAGCTATATAACAATCTCATCGCTTGTAAAGCGCGCCTGGTCCTCGGCCTGTTTAGCGGTACCGGGTTTTTCAAGCATCAGCAATCCTTGGAGGCCCTTTCAACTCTGTTTGGCATTCAGGATAGAGATACGGTTTGGAAGTATGGGGTTCGCAATCCTTATGAAGAGAGAGTAGCCTTGCCGCCGGCCTATCGATTGCGGCAAAAGCCTGTAAGCGGCGGAAAAACACCAGGGGGACCGGCTGAATTTACCCTTCGGAATGATTCGCCGGGTAAGGCCCAGCCCATTCCCCTCAGGACTGAACAAAAGGTACAAGTAGCCACTGCTGAGGGCAACTTGGATTTCAGCTTCTCCATTGAAATCAGTACGTCTAATTCCTATACGGGCTATTATAACGGAGAAAGTTTTCTCCAAGAAGCAAAGAAGCTCGTCGGACATGTGGAATCTAAAGCCAGGTTCATTCCCTTTATGTCCTATTGGCCGACGTACAGTTCCATGAGCGCCGAACAGCAGAAGTGGTATTTTTACTGGCGGGGGCAGGTCAGAAAAGGACTTTATCCCGACACGGATCTTTCTTACATCTTTGTTCATGTCTATGAACTGATTAATAATGTGGGAGTCTTAAGGCCTCAGGATGGATACCGGCAGTTGTTTGATCTATGGATCAACTACCGGGAGCGCTATCCGAAGCTGGATCATTATTTGGTGGACTGGCTTATGGATTATGCGGTTATGTTTGGGTGCGACAGCGACCCTCTGCAAATCTATGAGCAACTCGACACCCGGAACGCGAATTCTGTTTACCTGGATACCATCCTGACTCGCTATAACAAGTCCGGAATCTATCGTTTTCCCCTGGAGTTAATTAACCGGCTTTCGGATTATAATCTTTTCCGCAGTAAATTCTACAATGAAAGCGGTCAAGCCCTTGTGGCGGAATATATCCCGAAAACTATTGAAAAAGTTAATGAGTTTCTGTTACAACAGCACCATTTAGGAATGCTGGATATGTTTCAACCCAGTCAAAGGGAGAAAATACAGCATGCACCTTTCCGCAGTGCGGTGCACTGCTATGATGCAGGCCGGCAGATTACCCTGGAGACGATTCCTTACACCAGGCACAAACCTTTACGGGAATTTCTTACCGCCGTGATCAAACACACTGAAAACAAGCTCAGAGAAGCGAAGGGATACAACGGAAGGCTGCGGAGCTATGCACTTGAATCTGAAATCAGGATCTGGATCGATGATTTTCTGGCTTCCGAAATAGAAAGTCTGGAACCGGCAACCAAGTCCTCTCTTAAAATCGAGCTGGATCCGTCTAAAATAGACCAACTGCTCAAAGACTCCAATAAAGTACGGGATATGCTGATCATCCCTGAAATTGAGGTTCAAGCCGAAGACAAGGAGGAGCCCCGGCCCGGAAGAGAGAAGACTGTCGCCGGCAATTTAGAGAGGCCTCAGGGAACGCCGGTTCAATTGCTGACGGATTTGGAGCCTGTTCATCAATTGCTGGAGGAGCTTGATGACCGGCAATTAGGATTGCTCAGAGCCCTGGCAGAAAATCTGTGGGTATTAGAAGATTCAACATTATCCGGGTTGTTTCCTGATCTGTTGGTCGACTCGGTGGTTGACAATATCAATGAGCTGTCTCTTAACTATCTCGGCGACCTGCTCATTGCCGTTGAAGGCAGCCAGAAAATTGTTGCCGATGACTTCCGGGATGAACTGGACTATCTTTTACCCCGCCTGGAAGAGGCAAAGCCGCAGAAGCCGGAACATTCCAAGCCGGCGCAGGATCTTTCTGAGGAGTGGAAACGCTTCCGGATGAATATCTCCGCTTTTCAATACCGGGCTTTGAAGGCCTTCAGCCAGGAAGAGGACTTAATCGCCAGGATCGATAAAATTGCCGGGGAGTCCCTGATGATGCCCGAAATTCTGATTGATTCCATCAATGAATTGGCCCTGGATAATCTTGGCGATATAATTATTAATGTAGAATCGTTTCCACCGGCAATCAATGAGGAATACAGGGATATGATTAAGAAAATTACAGCATAA